In Deltaproteobacteria bacterium, the following proteins share a genomic window:
- the clpA gene encoding ATP-dependent Clp protease ATP-binding subunit ClpA, producing the protein MSRFNRELQLTLQAAMREAILRRHAYLTVEHLLLALCHDERGAEVLRHSGVNLKRLKLDLQRYLDDEIEGEPGEEPIETGQTLAFHRVVQQALAHADNAERDEVDAGDLVAAIFQEPDSQAVALLRAQGVSRLDVLKYISHGVSKLPESRSSGEAGRSEPASGRPTGSDDEEEADPLAAYSTNLTERAAQGKLDPLVGREPEIDRVIHVLARRRKNNPILVGESGVGKTAIAEGLAERIVKGKVPDDLVGAEVYALDLGAMLAGTRYRGDFEQRFKAFVAAVKERPNPIVFIDEIHTVLGAGSAQGATVDASNMLKPLLQNGELRCMGSTTFQEYRHFERDRALARRFQRVEVHEPSQDEAVKILEGLAPRYEQHHGVRYTQPALRACVELSAKHLLDRFLPDKAIDVMDEVGAAVRLRRGEKRKTVGVHDVELLISQMAKIPLPTASSSDREGLGTLESDLRKVVYGQDEAISTVVRAIKRGRAGLGGADRPVGSFLFMGPTGVGKTELAKQLARTLGVAFHRFDMSEYMEKHAVARLIGAPPGYVGYDQGGILVDAVRRTPHAVLLLDEIEKAHQDLFDILLQVMDHATLTDNHGREASFRHVTLIMTSNVGARDMTARSIGFSGESRSDGQKDVERLFSPEFRNRLDEIVKFKQLTPEVMGRVVDKFVREVETQLAEKKVQIELTPAARTLLAEKGFDKLFGARPLARLLQTELKDKLADELLFGKLAKGGKVHVDAADGALRFGYEPRAG; encoded by the coding sequence GCTGCAGCTGACGCTTCAGGCCGCGATGCGCGAGGCGATCCTGCGCCGTCACGCGTATCTGACCGTCGAGCACCTGCTGCTGGCGCTCTGCCACGACGAGCGCGGCGCCGAGGTCCTGCGCCACTCCGGCGTGAACCTGAAGCGGCTGAAGCTCGATCTCCAGCGCTACCTCGACGACGAGATCGAGGGCGAGCCCGGCGAGGAGCCGATCGAGACCGGACAGACGCTCGCGTTCCACCGCGTCGTCCAGCAGGCGCTCGCGCACGCCGACAACGCCGAGCGCGACGAGGTCGATGCCGGCGATCTGGTCGCGGCGATCTTCCAGGAGCCCGACTCGCAGGCGGTGGCGCTGCTCCGCGCGCAGGGCGTCTCGCGCCTGGACGTGCTGAAGTACATCTCGCACGGCGTCTCGAAGCTGCCCGAGTCGCGATCCTCCGGCGAGGCGGGCCGCTCGGAGCCGGCGAGCGGCCGACCGACCGGCAGTGACGACGAAGAAGAGGCCGATCCGCTCGCGGCCTACTCCACCAACCTCACCGAGCGCGCGGCGCAGGGCAAGCTCGATCCGCTCGTCGGCCGCGAGCCCGAGATCGACCGCGTGATCCACGTGCTGGCGCGGCGGCGCAAGAACAATCCGATCCTGGTCGGCGAATCGGGCGTCGGCAAGACCGCGATCGCCGAGGGGCTCGCCGAGCGGATCGTGAAGGGCAAGGTTCCGGACGACCTGGTCGGCGCGGAGGTGTACGCGCTCGATCTCGGCGCCATGCTCGCGGGCACGCGCTACCGCGGCGACTTCGAGCAGCGCTTCAAGGCCTTCGTCGCGGCCGTGAAGGAGCGCCCGAACCCGATCGTCTTCATCGACGAGATCCACACCGTGCTCGGCGCCGGCTCGGCGCAGGGCGCGACCGTCGACGCGTCGAACATGCTCAAGCCCCTGCTGCAGAACGGCGAGCTGCGCTGCATGGGCTCGACCACGTTCCAGGAGTACCGCCACTTCGAGCGCGATCGCGCGCTCGCGCGGCGCTTCCAGCGCGTCGAGGTTCACGAACCCTCGCAGGACGAGGCGGTGAAGATCCTCGAAGGGCTCGCGCCGCGCTACGAGCAGCACCACGGCGTGCGCTACACGCAGCCCGCGCTGCGCGCCTGCGTCGAGCTCTCCGCCAAGCACCTGCTCGACCGCTTCCTGCCCGACAAGGCGATCGACGTGATGGACGAGGTCGGCGCCGCGGTGCGGCTGCGTCGCGGCGAGAAGCGCAAGACCGTGGGCGTGCACGACGTGGAGCTTCTGATCTCGCAGATGGCGAAGATCCCGCTGCCGACGGCCTCGAGCTCGGATCGCGAGGGGCTCGGCACGCTCGAGAGCGATCTGCGCAAGGTCGTGTACGGCCAGGACGAGGCGATCTCGACGGTGGTGCGCGCGATCAAGCGCGGCCGCGCCGGGCTCGGCGGAGCGGACCGCCCGGTCGGCTCGTTCCTGTTCATGGGGCCGACTGGAGTCGGCAAGACGGAGCTCGCCAAGCAGCTCGCCAGGACGCTCGGCGTCGCGTTCCACCGCTTCGACATGAGCGAGTACATGGAGAAGCACGCGGTGGCCCGTCTGATCGGCGCACCACCGGGCTACGTCGGCTACGACCAGGGGGGAATCCTCGTCGATGCCGTGCGGCGCACGCCGCACGCGGTCCTGCTTCTGGACGAGATCGAGAAGGCGCACCAGGACCTGTTCGACATCCTCCTGCAGGTCATGGATCACGCGACGCTCACCGACAACCACGGCCGCGAGGCGAGCTTCCGGCACGTCACGCTGATCATGACCAGCAACGTCGGCGCGCGCGACATGACCGCGCGCTCGATCGGCTTCTCGGGCGAGAGCCGCAGCGACGGACAGAAGGATGTCGAGCGGCTGTTCAGCCCGGAGTTCCGCAACCGTCTCGACGAGATCGTGAAGTTCAAGCAGCTCACGCCCGAGGTGATGGGCCGCGTGGTCGACAAGTTCGTCCGCGAGGTCGAGACGCAGCTCGCGGAGAAGAAGGTGCAGATCGAGCTCACGCCGGCCGCGCGGACCCTTCTCGCGGAGAAGGGCTTCGACAAGCTCTTCGGCGCGCGGCCGCTCGCGCGGCTGCTCCAGACCGAGCTCAAGGACAAGCTCGCGGACGAGCTGCTGTTCGGGAAGCTCGCCAAGGGCGGGAAGGTCCACGTGGACGCCGCCGACGGCGCGCTCCGCTTCGGGTACGAGCCCCGCGCGGGCTGA